CGATCAATCCACTCGATCCCATTAACAGAGCTTATTTTCTGATTAATCTCTTCTTCTATTAATCGTGCCATCCCTGAGTCTTCGTCCTGGCTTTCAATGTAAAGAAGTGCCAATCTGTCAGGTGTGTGGCGATAAAATGCAAACCAACCTCCGCCCAGACTAGTTAGAATAAGTAATATTGCAATAGTAATTGCTAAACCCGGCTTGTGTTTGCGAAGATACCACAAGGAATAGGATGTACCTGCTGGTGGGACAACGAATATCTGGGATCTTTCTGGAATATTCTTAAGCTTGATCCTGGACAAGTATGTACCACATAAAGTGATCTTATTTTTAACTTGAGAATAGACAACGTTTGTTAGTGCCATTCCACCTGGGTCTGCAAGAGTCAGAACGCGTGCGGCGATATTAACCGCATCGCCGAAGAGATCGCCGTTATCTTCAACCACCTCGCCCAGATGAATACCTATTCGGATATTAAAGCGTTCAGCTTCTTCAACCCCGGCATTATGCTTCGCCAGTTCATCAAGAACCTTTCGGGCGCAGGTCACAGCGGCCAAGGCAGTTGGAAACTCAGCCATAGAACCATCGCCTAGAAACTTTATTAACTTGCCACCAACCTGAGGGACATTTGACCTGAAAATTTCTTCGAACTTTTTGACGCATTTCAATGCCTTGGATTCATTCTTATACATGAGGGTGCTGTAACCTACAATATCGACAAACATAATGGCGGCGAGATGACGATTTGTAGAACTAGAATTCGATTCATTCATATCTTTGTTCTTAATATTCCTAAAAAACTAGTATTCCCTACCCATATCCAAAGGCTTAGGTAAAGTATAAGTTAAATTATTATTAAACCCAACCAGGCGATCTCTGTATTTCTTCAATCTTAACCAGACCCACATTACCTAAAATACGGAATCACTTTCTTAGTCAACACCTCATAACTCCAATCAGGGTCGGCGCTGAAGTTGTGGAT
This window of the Thermodesulfobacteriota bacterium genome carries:
- a CDS encoding adenylate/guanylate cyclase domain-containing protein, with the translated sequence MNESNSSSTNRHLAAIMFVDIVGYSTLMYKNESKALKCVKKFEEIFRSNVPQVGGKLIKFLGDGSMAEFPTALAAVTCARKVLDELAKHNAGVEEAERFNIRIGIHLGEVVEDNGDLFGDAVNIAARVLTLADPGGMALTNVVYSQVKNKITLCGTYLSRIKLKNIPERSQIFVVPPAGTSYSLWYLRKHKPGLAITIAILLILTSLGGGWFAFYRHTPDRLALLYIESQDEDSGMARLIEEEINQKISSVNGIEWIDR